A stretch of DNA from Perca fluviatilis chromosome 15, GENO_Pfluv_1.0, whole genome shotgun sequence:
TCAAATATGTTGTAGAGGtaatctcttctttttttcttaaatgttacGTTTTTGGTCTTCAGCGTTAATTATTCAATCCAGGTTTATGTGTTTAGTCATCCTCCAATGAGAGTTGAGGATGATCTCTCGCTAACAGATTTCCTCATTACAAATGCCCTTGCTGTTCCAGTGACTGCTCCTGCAGTATTACCTGTCAAAGTGCATGTCACAAGGTTAAGAGATTAATATTGGTTGATTGTTCCTGAACAGGCGCCCGGCTCCCCGTCGAAACCAGTGGTGACTTTGACCAGCCTGAAGTGGACATGAAGTGCCTTCAATCCACAACAGCAGGACTACAGAAGAACTACATATCTTATTTTCAGTTCACTCAAACAGAAAAGCTGCCTGTTACGGGCTCCACAGAAGTAATTGAACACTCAGTAAAATGTagttattgatgcattaaaCTAAAAGTTATGGTTTCTATagtcaatgtttaaaaaaagttctgAGCACTAACATATTAGCATTTCCACAGAACCAAAGTGTAATAGTGGGAAATCTAATTTAACACAAATCTAATACGGATATGTTCCGTCTCCTACTTTTTGCCACACAATCTGCCACAGACTGTCAATTTATctgaacaaaaaataatttaagatACAGTATTGAACTCTTAGGAATTCAtcaccagataaagacttggcACTGTTTTTATTGTCATGTCTCTCTTATGTGATGACAACGGAAAATACCTTTTAGTGGTGGAGCATGACCATTGAATATGTTTTATGACATAAAAATGTTAATGATGATGCTGTGCAGTCCCACAAAGTTTCAACAATGTGAGAAAATATAATGGTAGTGATTGAAATGCACAATAAGTACAGccttatgtacagtatgttttaccCCTTAGTGCAATTGTATGAACCAAATGACTGCAATGCACCCAAATAATGGCAAGGAAATTAATGTTTCGGTCAAAACTAATTTGACATCTGCATGACTACTGATTTCTGCGTATTAAACCTCCAGATGTAGAAAATGATCAGGATCAGACTGtgtaaatacttgttttttaatCACAATAAATATTTTAGATGTGATCTTTCTAAACAGCCAGAGGcttagttaaataaaaaaaatacacttagtAGGTGAGTTTTctgatattttgtttgttttgttttgataaaATACAGTCTAGAAAAATGTCCTGCAGAATGTAGtctgaaaatcaataaaacaagATTCCAGTCAGAACAGCTGTGGTTTTCTAGCTTCCCCAGTGGCATTAACTGATATCAGTGCTGCAAGTAGTGGGAACTGCTTATGCATTTTTTAAGGAAATGGACAAGCCTAGCCTAGTTGAAGAACGATACATTGCCTGACATTTGGATACATGACGCAGTAAATTAACGTTGTGGAACTCAAAATTGTAATTGTATCGGTATTAGTCTGCACATCAGATAATTAGTAACAACTGTAAAATACGAAATCAAAGTATATCAGTATGCAATTCCTTAACTCATATATAGACATCATTTTCAACCAGCCTTATCAGCATAATAGAATTCCTGAAATTCAGGCTTTTGGCTTTGGTGTGCCACCCCAGTTTTTTCAGTGGACCCCATCTGGCCACCCCTTTGAAAAAATTCTGTGGGTGCCACTGGCTGcaagtatttgtgtgtgtatttatgtatgtttaatgtatgcacagtatgtgcttctgtgtgtgcatatggcagtactgtatatataattacCATGTGACTGGAATTAAAAACATCAATGATGAATCAGTTTTCCAAAAGtgtgaactatccctttaaattAGGTTCCCAGTGCACATGTCAGTTAGGGTATAGACTGTAAAAGGTTTTGGGTCAAATGTTCAAGTTGTGCAGGTGCTGCACTCTCTTGGCTGGAGGTAGTTTTTGTTGTGACTATGTGCAGACCCGCTTGGTGTCATCAAAGAGGCGTTGCAGGGTGTAGATTTGAGTGACAGCGACGGTGAGCATGACAAGCAGGTTGAGGCAGGACCAGAAGGACACCTGCCACAGGTTGTCCTCCAGAAGGTAGCGGTCCCTCGCCTCTAAGGCCCGCAGCACAGTGAGGACCTGACGGCTCCTCTCCAGGCGCTGGTACACAGAGTCCATCCTCGTCTGGAAGAGGATGAACAGCAGACAGGAGGAGATGGGAGTCAGTGCTGAGACGTTAAAAAGAATGACATCAGATAATTCAAGTGTTCTCTGAAGGGGAATCATAGACACAGCAGATGCAATAGCTCTTTGTTTTTCCCCTCTCACTCACCCTAATGTCCTCCAGTTTATACTCCAACATGCTCTCTGTCGTGGCCACGTCCGCCCACTCATTTTGGCCTCCGCCTGCACTGCTCTGACCATTAATAATCACCTCAAAGAACACCATCTTCTCTGAGAGTTTACTAAAGCTGTTGTCGAAACATAACCGGTAGTCGCCAACCTCTGTGAGGTCCACCCTGCAGGAAATAATAAGGAAACAGCAGGGGACATTTGCTCTCAACAATATCATGGTTGAAACTATTAACtgtaatggcaaaaaaaatggtagtcacttgttttgtttgtctttatcTGTGGGTGAAAATGCATAGTACAGCGtagtttttaaattaattttttttagaaaaggaGGAAATCAATTCTTGTTTTTATGAGTTTGGGCACATCAACTCTTGACTGAAAGAGTATTACAGGGATTGAGCATCACATCAGAAGCATGAGGTTTTTGGAGAGCATTTAAGTGACCTACATGTGAATGCCATCAGATCTCCTGAAGTCAGAGACCAGCCGGTGTCCGCTGGGTGAAATGAGGGCAAAGCCAACATCCAGACCTGACCCAGCTATCACCTGTAAAAGAAACAAGAGCAGTTAAGGTCAGTAATGCAGCATATCCAGACAAGCCACAGCCAGAACTGTTATCTGATATTCAAATTAAAACCCTCATAGTGCACTGGCTCACATAATATGCCACAGTGATAATAAATTTGTGTAGGGAAATTCTCTCTTTCGCTAACTAGTACTGCCCGCTCTTTGCCCTCTAGTAAAAGGAAAACTCAAGGTAAGACACAGTTCAACAGTTCTGATATGGATTCATTAACCTTCTTAAGGTTTTGGTTGTTGTGTCAGAAAGTACAGCTCAGAACGGAGAAATACTTCGCACATCTATTAGATGAGGAAGGTCAAAAGCTGCAAAGAAACTCCTGCAGACTGTCTAGCTGCCAGAGggtgcagtagtagtagtatgatGACTGTGTTGCAAAGCAAAGGTCATGGCCATAAAATGACTGTGTGAATAACACATAAGTGACTTGACAACAATTGTACTTTCgaatttcaaaatgtatttgaaattaAGTAAACTTAGTAAGTAAAATTAAGTACTTTTGCAACATGTTTTTGCAGAATCTATAGCATCAGGATAAGTGTCTTCAAAAACAGTAGGTTTTTCTTATCTCTCTGTATGCAAGACCAAAGTCCAAAGCCCGTTCACTCGTTTTTCAGTTAGACATATAGCGATTCAACACTTTAAACCCATTATACAGTCACTGtaccagacagacacagagacaataagatagaaagaaaaattatacagtatttacCTGGTATTCAACTTCCATGCTGTCGTTCTTTGCTGTAGTTTGGTAAAAACACTCTGTGCTGCCAGCAGATAATAGAAATGTAAACTCCATGTCTTTCTTTGGCCCTAAACCCAAAGTCAAGTCCGCAATCAGAATTAAACATGCCAGCAAACAGAGCTCAGCAGACACACTTATCATCCTCCACTCGCGATGCATAGTTCATGTAATCCACTTTCGCCAACTATGAGCAACTTTGTTCTATGTTACACATGCACGATAAAGCAAgtttactgtatatgtgtaatTGCTGACTCTCATACTCCGACGGTTGGAAAATAGCCTCACAGTAAAGTTCCTTGATCAGAGCTGAATAATTGGAGTGTACTATCTGCGCAGACCATTTGCGTTCTGCAGTCTGAACTGCAGCCACATGCAAAACTGAGGTGGGGTGACAAGGTGCAATGTACTACATGATGAGCTTGATGATGCATGACTGTGCCTGGTGTATATGACTTCCTGTAAAATTAGTGTAAGTAAAAGttagatttttgttttaattactaTATATACTTTTTGTACTGATCTTTACTTGCAAAATATTATTTTCAAAGATTAATTCCTTCTAACAAATGTTGTACTTGTCATGTGCTCTTCCATTCTGTAGGGGGGGCTGTGGGTAAAACCAGACAAAAAGCCGGGCCTAAAGCCTGGACATTAAGGATGTTTTAAGAATAACTTGATATTGGTAAGTGAAAAACTTATAGAAATTCTGATACACAGGGTACAACACACATGCTGAACTGATGATTCATGATGATGTAATGCCTGAATTAATGTAGAATCAGGAATTCCAGTTGCTCACTAAAAAATGATCAAGTCACTGAGTTTGTAAttagtgctgtatagtttttaACTCACATTTTCCTCATACATTAATTAATACACCACCAAATTAGGCAGATGTAAACATTACACATATTGCTGCATGACAAAATGGTCCTTATTAccttttttaacaagttttatttagtttaattaatatattttgtcattgtttaaaaaagtgaagTGTAGCACAGAAGAGTTATGAAGTAAGTTAAAAGTTGTTAATTAATGACATAGTGCAAATTCTTAGTGACTCATTTCTTAATGGTGAGTAGCAGGAATTCATGATACATCCTGAATTATAATGCAATGCCATCATCAATAATGCATTatacttccttcctttgacacactgagctgctctctcctctccctttccatttgtgtgcatcccgtcccagaaatgcttgttactaaacCTATTGCTCTGAGGATTTACTTCCTGATTGCTTTTGCACTGTTCATCACAGCCCCAACCGGcactgtcagacaccgcctaccaagagcctggttctgtccgaggtttcttcctaatagggagtttttcctcgccactgtctcactgcttgctcttgggggaattattagaattgttggggctttgtaaattatagagtgtggtctagacctactctatctgtaaagtgtctcaagataactcttgttatgatttgatactaaaaataaaattgaattgaaaataaaataaaattgaattatagTTATACattacttaaagggatagtttgaattttttgaagtggggttgtatgaggtagttcatccatagtcagtgtagtACCTACAGTTACAAGCGGTCGGTAAGCGCCTgatttggagaagcaggcaggaggacAGTCACAGATGCTAAGCCATGTatgctgtggacgggggcagcagcAAAACATATTATAGCCACCTAAAAAAGGCCCACCTAAATAAAATCAATGtcagtttaagtgtacgctATGTTTAGAATTTTTCCACCGCTTTACCTTGCCATCAGACAGTCCTGTTTAAAGCAACACTGTAACTTTTCCCactttggtccccctacaggttgtctcattggaaccaCAGCTCGTGcggctgtagttccaatgagacaacctgaaCTAAGAAAGGCgaaaaaagttacatagtgtttcTAACGCCCCGCCCAGACTCCttagatttatatatatatatatatatatatatataatatagatatTAAACCTAATAGATGTGCTTGGATATAAAATTTGGATCTGGATATAAAATCAATGCCTCAAACTCATAAATGATGTTAATGAATTGTTACATCTAACCATCGCTATCGATAAACGGTAattgcaggtgtgtttttggACAGTGTGGCCTGTGTAATATTTACTCACAACGCTAGCAGAGTTTGGAAAAAACACTGCTTCACTTAACAAGTAAGTTGAAGAGCGAGTCTGTTTTGTTACCTCCGCTTACCCTCTCTGGCGGGCCAACCTCTGTTGGGTTACCTCATTAGGCGATAAA
This window harbors:
- the tmed1a gene encoding transmembrane emp24 domain-containing protein 1a, translating into MHREWRMISVSAELCLLACLILIADLTLGLGPKKDMEFTFLLSAGSTECFYQTTAKNDSMEVEYQVIAGSGLDVGFALISPSGHRLVSDFRRSDGIHMVDLTEVGDYRLCFDNSFSKLSEKMVFFEVIINGQSSAGGGQNEWADVATTESMLEYKLEDIRTRMDSVYQRLERSRQVLTVLRALEARDRYLLEDNLWQVSFWSCLNLLVMLTVAVTQIYTLQRLFDDTKRVCT